Proteins from a single region of Halorubrum sp. 2020YC2:
- a CDS encoding Mrp/NBP35 family ATP-binding protein, with protein sequence MNESDVRERLADVRDPDLGGDIVSLGLVNDVEVDEAAGTVSVSLALGAPFSPNESEIADDVREALADTGLDVELSAAIPDDLSADEQVLPGVQNVIAVASGKGGVGKSTVAVNLAAGLSELGARVGLFDADVYGPNVPRMVSAEQRPETDGETIVPPERFGVKLMSMDFLTGEDDPVIWRGPMVHKIITQLVEDVEWGELDYLVMDLPPGTGDTQLTILQTLPLTGAVIVTTPQDVALDDAVKGLRMFGKHDTNVLGIAENMAGFRCPDCGGFHEIFGSGGGKALAQEHDLPFLGGIPLDPSVRTGGDDGEPVVLEDGETADAFKVIVENVANNAGVVRRRGVSDGR encoded by the coding sequence ATGAACGAATCGGACGTGCGGGAGCGGCTCGCGGACGTGCGGGACCCGGACCTCGGCGGCGACATCGTCTCGCTCGGGCTGGTGAACGACGTCGAGGTCGACGAGGCTGCCGGGACCGTCAGCGTGTCGCTCGCGCTCGGCGCGCCCTTCTCGCCCAACGAGTCGGAGATCGCCGACGACGTGCGGGAGGCGCTCGCGGACACCGGTCTCGACGTGGAGCTGTCAGCCGCCATCCCGGACGACCTCTCGGCGGACGAGCAGGTGCTCCCGGGCGTCCAGAACGTGATCGCGGTCGCCTCTGGCAAGGGAGGCGTCGGGAAGTCGACCGTCGCGGTGAACCTCGCCGCCGGCCTCTCGGAGCTGGGCGCCCGCGTCGGCCTGTTCGACGCCGACGTGTACGGCCCGAACGTGCCGCGGATGGTGTCGGCCGAACAGCGGCCGGAGACCGACGGCGAGACGATCGTTCCCCCCGAGCGGTTCGGCGTGAAGCTGATGAGCATGGACTTCCTCACCGGCGAGGACGACCCCGTCATCTGGCGCGGCCCGATGGTCCACAAGATCATCACCCAGCTCGTCGAGGACGTGGAGTGGGGCGAACTCGACTACCTCGTAATGGACCTCCCGCCGGGCACCGGCGACACCCAGCTCACCATCCTCCAGACGCTCCCCTTGACGGGCGCCGTCATCGTCACGACGCCGCAGGACGTGGCGCTCGACGACGCGGTGAAGGGACTCCGCATGTTCGGCAAACACGACACGAACGTCCTCGGCATCGCGGAGAACATGGCCGGGTTCCGGTGTCCCGACTGCGGCGGGTTCCACGAGATATTCGGCTCCGGCGGCGGGAAGGCGCTCGCACAGGAGCACGACCTCCCGTTCCTCGGCGGGATCCCGCTCGACCCCTCCGTACGCACCGGCGGCGACGACGGCGAGCCGGTCGTCTTGGAGGACGGCGAGACCGCGGACGCGTTCAAGGTGATAGTCGAGAACGTCGCGAACAACGCCGGCGTCGTCCGCCGCCGCGGGGTGAGCGACGGGCGATGA
- a CDS encoding aldehyde ferredoxin oxidoreductase C-terminal domain-containing protein, translating into MARSRTRVLRVDLSTGETARERVPRGWQRDYVGGKGLGARYLYEELSPGTDPTGPANLLAFLVGPLAGSLPGETRYAAVTKSPLTGGFLDSYAGGAFADRLAGSLDDCLGLLVTGAADRPVRIEVEGGRARIEPSDTWGADAAETAARFPDAGVACVGPAGEREAAYATIASDGGDHHAGRGGAGAVMGAKGLKAVVARDPAPTVPDDLAALRDRDAAAYRRDSTGEWQAAGGTVETVDYANEVGILAAEGWTGTGFDGTDDIGVEAALARATGREGVDDEAADGDRGETADGDAGETADGDPGETDPARSDGFRIDTSEGEVVPRGAAPITLGAGLGVDDFDRVVELCGVCDRLGLDVIGAGNAVAWAVRAGEAGVVDCPVAFGDADGAERLLEAIAAREAPADLDVHPDLPDALADGIDAAVARFGGAELVPTVKSMALPGFDPRAAVGVALAYATSDRGACHRRARPQDREPLASPDRSPVDRVRDVVGEQNARSVLWSLVVDDFVGEAVWTDLGAEWLAAVDHPAVDDIDRGADVDRDADVNVDRGDSPDDSRDPVAALATTGERIWTLTRLFNAREGFDRADDALPEPLRSAAADGTPGVDADAFDRLLDRYYAARGWGDRGLPTPDTLDRLGLAGVVDDATPLDGHAIDPAAATESDD; encoded by the coding sequence ATGGCTCGGAGTCGCACCCGCGTCCTCCGCGTCGACCTCTCGACGGGCGAGACCGCCCGCGAGCGCGTCCCGCGCGGTTGGCAGCGCGACTACGTCGGCGGGAAGGGGCTCGGGGCGCGCTACCTCTACGAGGAGCTGTCGCCCGGGACGGACCCGACCGGCCCGGCGAACCTCCTCGCGTTCCTCGTCGGCCCGCTCGCGGGCTCCCTCCCGGGCGAGACGCGCTACGCCGCGGTGACGAAGTCGCCGCTCACCGGCGGCTTCCTCGACTCGTACGCCGGCGGCGCCTTCGCCGACCGGCTGGCGGGGTCGCTCGACGACTGCCTCGGGCTGCTCGTGACCGGCGCCGCCGACCGACCGGTCCGGATCGAGGTCGAGGGCGGCCGCGCCCGGATCGAACCGAGCGACACGTGGGGCGCCGACGCCGCCGAGACCGCGGCGCGGTTCCCGGACGCCGGGGTCGCCTGCGTCGGCCCGGCCGGCGAGCGCGAGGCGGCGTACGCGACGATAGCGAGCGACGGCGGCGACCACCACGCGGGGCGCGGCGGCGCCGGCGCGGTGATGGGCGCGAAGGGGCTGAAGGCCGTCGTCGCCCGCGACCCGGCGCCGACGGTCCCGGACGACCTCGCGGCCCTCCGCGACCGCGATGCCGCGGCCTACAGGCGGGATTCGACCGGCGAGTGGCAGGCAGCCGGCGGCACGGTCGAGACGGTCGACTACGCGAACGAGGTCGGGATCCTCGCGGCGGAGGGGTGGACGGGGACCGGCTTCGACGGCACCGACGACATCGGCGTCGAGGCCGCGTTAGCGCGCGCGACGGGGCGTGAGGGAGTTGACGACGAGGCGGCGGACGGTGACCGGGGGGAGACCGCGGACGGCGACGCCGGAGAGACCGCGGACGGCGACCCCGGAGAGACGGACCCGGCCCGCTCCGACGGCTTCCGGATCGACACCTCGGAGGGGGAGGTGGTCCCGCGCGGCGCGGCGCCGATCACGCTCGGGGCCGGGCTCGGCGTCGACGACTTCGACCGCGTCGTCGAGCTCTGCGGGGTCTGCGACCGCCTCGGCCTCGACGTGATCGGCGCGGGCAACGCGGTCGCGTGGGCGGTCCGCGCCGGGGAGGCAGGCGTCGTCGACTGCCCGGTCGCGTTCGGTGACGCCGACGGCGCCGAGCGCCTGCTGGAGGCGATCGCGGCGCGCGAGGCCCCCGCCGACCTCGACGTCCACCCCGACCTGCCGGACGCGCTCGCGGACGGGATCGACGCCGCGGTCGCCCGGTTCGGCGGCGCGGAACTCGTGCCCACGGTGAAGTCGATGGCGCTGCCCGGCTTCGACCCGCGCGCGGCGGTCGGCGTCGCGCTCGCGTACGCCACGAGCGACCGCGGGGCCTGCCACCGACGCGCGCGGCCGCAGGACCGCGAACCCCTCGCCAGCCCGGACCGCTCGCCCGTCGACCGGGTGCGCGACGTGGTCGGTGAGCAGAACGCCCGGTCCGTGCTGTGGAGCCTCGTCGTCGACGACTTCGTGGGCGAGGCCGTCTGGACCGACCTCGGCGCGGAGTGGCTCGCGGCGGTCGACCATCCGGCCGTGGACGACATCGACCGCGGTGCCGATGTCGACCGCGACGCCGACGTCAACGTCGACCGCGGCGACTCCCCGGACGACTCGCGGGACCCCGTCGCGGCGCTCGCGACGACGGGCGAGCGGATCTGGACGCTCACCCGGCTGTTCAACGCCCGCGAGGGGTTCGACCGCGCGGACGACGCGCTCCCCGAGCCGCTCCGCTCGGCCGCGGCCGACGGGACGCCGGGCGTCGACGCCGACGCGTTCGACCGCCTGCTCGACCGGTACTACGCGGCGCGCGGCTGGGGGGACCGCGGCCTTCCGACGCCGGACACCCTCGATCGGCTCGGCCTCGCGGGCGTCGTCGACGACGCGACCCCGTTGGACGGGCACGCGATCGACCCCGCCGCAGCGACCGAGTCGGACGATTGA
- the yqeC gene encoding selenium cofactor biosynthesis protein YqeC — MDLTTALDARDATVCVVGAGGKKSTLFALADQLARSVVTASVRIPIFDDRVAAVRVTEDPVTALDEAGDGDWPLGLVPERERSDRYLGYDADTVADISDAAPGATLVKADGARLREFKAPGDHEPQIPPNADVVVPIVSAHVVGEPLTEDLVHRPEEVAAITGREVGSEIRPVDVATVLASPAGGLKGVPSGATAIPVVNKVDDEADAAAARAVAREIRFRANVPRVLLTRLIADDPVVEVVE; from the coding sequence ATGGACCTGACGACCGCGCTCGACGCCCGCGACGCGACCGTCTGCGTCGTCGGCGCCGGCGGCAAGAAGTCGACGCTGTTCGCGCTCGCCGACCAACTCGCCCGGTCGGTCGTGACCGCGAGCGTCCGGATACCGATCTTCGACGACCGGGTCGCCGCGGTGCGCGTGACCGAGGACCCGGTGACCGCGCTCGACGAGGCGGGCGACGGCGACTGGCCGCTCGGGCTGGTCCCTGAGCGCGAGCGGTCGGACCGGTACCTCGGGTACGACGCGGACACCGTGGCCGATATCTCCGACGCGGCGCCCGGCGCGACGCTCGTGAAGGCGGACGGGGCGCGCCTCCGGGAGTTCAAGGCGCCGGGCGACCACGAGCCGCAGATCCCGCCGAACGCGGACGTCGTCGTTCCGATCGTGAGCGCGCACGTCGTCGGGGAGCCGCTCACCGAGGACCTCGTCCACCGGCCGGAGGAGGTCGCCGCGATCACGGGCCGGGAGGTCGGGTCGGAGATCCGCCCCGTCGACGTCGCGACCGTCCTCGCCAGCCCCGCGGGCGGGCTGAAGGGCGTCCCGAGCGGCGCGACCGCCATCCCGGTCGTGAACAAGGTCGACGACGAGGCGGACGCCGCCGCGGCCCGGGCGGTCGCGAGGGAGATCCGCTTCCGCGCGAACGTGCCGCGCGTCCTCCTCACGCGCCTGATCGCGGACGACCCGGTCGTCGAGGTCGTCGAATAA